In Nocardioides conyzicola, one genomic interval encodes:
- a CDS encoding SulP family inorganic anion transporter, which translates to MPAGLLPTLSGYRRGWIRYDVVAGLAAGTVVIPQAMAYATIAGLPVEVGLYTCMLPMVAYALLGGSRSLSISTTSTIAILTASTLATLPADRSGDDLLRSAFTLTVLVGLALLVMRLFRLGSLVEQISPATMTGVKAGVGLTVAATQLPTLLGVAGDAEDEGFFGKLGDTISKLGDLNTATVAVSAGAIAVLYALRRLAPQVPGPLVVAVGGILLVAATDIESHGLALIPDVPSGLPTPTMPLWGDIGALLPGALAIAVMAFMETVLVARAQRQRSEPAIDSDQELLANGVAALAGGFSQCLPPAGGFSQSAVNQRAGARSQLAGIVTAVLAVLVALFLGPVLDDLPEAILAAMVMVAVLGLVSPAEFARLRRIDRAEFWVALAVAVVGLTAGLLLAVGLGVALTLVLVLRAFSSNRARPLYPRAGGGWTLVAPAPGDVLPAYDDVLLLHLESGLYTGNARPTQDAILAAALAARPRAVVLEGAQVTRVTVPLLEVVQGLAADLQEEGIGLLLAGFPESTVEAARHSHWFARFDEGGRVFRTVDEAVEKVRTTGP; encoded by the coding sequence GTGCCCGCCGGACTGCTGCCGACCCTGTCCGGCTACCGGCGCGGGTGGATCCGGTACGACGTGGTGGCGGGTCTCGCGGCCGGGACCGTCGTCATCCCGCAGGCGATGGCGTACGCGACGATCGCCGGGCTGCCGGTCGAGGTCGGGCTCTACACCTGCATGCTGCCGATGGTCGCCTACGCGCTCCTCGGCGGCTCCCGGTCCCTGAGCATCTCGACGACGTCGACGATCGCCATCCTGACGGCGTCCACCCTGGCGACCCTGCCTGCGGACCGGTCCGGTGACGACCTGCTGCGGAGCGCCTTCACCCTGACCGTGCTGGTCGGTCTCGCGCTGCTGGTGATGCGGCTCTTCCGGCTCGGCTCGCTGGTCGAGCAGATCAGCCCCGCGACGATGACCGGCGTCAAGGCCGGTGTCGGCCTCACGGTCGCCGCGACCCAGCTCCCGACCCTGCTGGGCGTCGCCGGCGACGCCGAGGACGAGGGCTTCTTCGGCAAGCTCGGCGACACGATCTCCAAGCTCGGCGACCTCAACACGGCGACGGTCGCGGTGTCGGCGGGCGCGATCGCGGTGCTCTACGCGCTGCGCCGCCTCGCCCCCCAGGTCCCGGGCCCGCTGGTCGTCGCGGTGGGCGGGATCCTGCTCGTCGCCGCGACCGACATCGAGTCGCACGGGCTGGCGCTGATCCCCGACGTCCCGTCCGGACTGCCGACGCCCACGATGCCGCTGTGGGGCGACATCGGCGCGCTGCTGCCGGGCGCGCTCGCCATCGCGGTGATGGCGTTCATGGAGACCGTCCTGGTCGCCCGGGCGCAGCGCCAGCGGTCGGAGCCGGCCATCGACAGCGACCAGGAGCTGCTCGCCAACGGCGTGGCCGCGCTCGCCGGCGGCTTCAGCCAGTGCCTGCCGCCGGCCGGCGGCTTCTCGCAGAGCGCGGTCAACCAGCGGGCCGGCGCCCGCTCGCAGCTCGCCGGGATCGTGACGGCCGTCCTCGCCGTGCTGGTCGCACTCTTCCTCGGCCCGGTGCTCGACGACCTGCCCGAGGCGATCCTCGCCGCGATGGTGATGGTGGCCGTGCTCGGTCTGGTGTCACCCGCCGAGTTCGCGCGTCTCCGTCGCATCGACCGCGCGGAGTTCTGGGTGGCGCTCGCCGTCGCGGTGGTCGGCCTGACCGCCGGGCTGCTGCTGGCCGTCGGTCTCGGCGTCGCGCTCACGCTGGTGCTCGTGCTCCGCGCCTTCAGCTCCAACCGGGCCCGTCCGCTCTACCCGCGTGCCGGCGGCGGGTGGACGCTGGTGGCTCCCGCGCCCGGGGACGTCCTCCCGGCGTACGACGACGTGCTGCTGCTCCACCTCGAGTCCGGCCTCTACACCGGCAACGCCCGCCCGACGCAGGACGCGATCCTCGCGGCCGCCCTCGCCGCCCGGCCCCGCGCGGTGGTCCTCGAGGGGGCCCAGGTCACCCGGGTCACGGTCCCGCTGCTCGAGGTGGTCCAGGGGCTCGCCGCCGACCTCCAGGAGGAGGGCATCGGCCTGCTGCTCGCCGGCTTCCCCGAGTCGACGGTCGAGGCCGCACGTCACTCGCACTGGTTCGCCCGCTTCGACGAGGGCGGCCGGGTCTTCCGCACCGTCGACGAGGCGGTCGAGAAGGTCCGGACGACCGGGCCCTGA
- a CDS encoding RNA polymerase sigma factor — protein sequence MDTLLRDLGPQVLGVLVRRGADFAAAEDAVQEALVEAVRRWPDDPPAEPKGWLVTVAWRRFLDAQRSDSARQRRELAQVETPPPGPTEQHDDTLLLLFLCCHPSLTPASSVALTLRAVGGLTTRQIAEAYLVPEATMAQRISRAKRAVADVGIGAPGDLGTVLKVLYLIFNEGYSGEVDLAAEAIRLTRQLAGSSDEPEVGGLLALMLLHHARRAARFTADGSLVPLAEQDRSRWDGHAIAEGVVVLQAALARDRLGEYQAQAAIAALHADARTAEETDWSQILEWYDELARLTDSPVVALNRAVAVGAVDGPLAGLRAVEQVPDDVPRHAAVRAYLHEQAGNRELAHDLYVVAASRATSAAERDHLTRQAARLHR from the coding sequence ATGGACACGTTGCTGCGGGACCTGGGTCCTCAGGTCCTGGGTGTCCTCGTCCGCCGCGGAGCCGACTTCGCGGCGGCCGAGGACGCCGTCCAGGAGGCGCTGGTCGAGGCGGTACGCCGCTGGCCGGACGACCCGCCCGCCGAGCCGAAGGGCTGGCTGGTCACCGTGGCCTGGCGGCGGTTCCTCGACGCCCAGCGCTCGGACAGCGCCCGGCAGCGCCGCGAGCTCGCCCAGGTGGAGACGCCACCACCCGGACCCACCGAGCAGCACGACGACACGCTGCTGCTGCTCTTCCTGTGCTGCCACCCGTCGCTGACCCCGGCGTCGTCGGTCGCGCTCACGCTGCGCGCGGTCGGCGGGCTGACGACCCGGCAGATCGCCGAGGCGTACCTGGTGCCGGAGGCGACGATGGCGCAGCGGATCAGCCGCGCCAAGCGGGCCGTCGCCGACGTCGGGATCGGCGCGCCCGGTGACCTGGGCACGGTGCTGAAGGTGCTCTACCTGATCTTCAACGAGGGCTACTCCGGCGAGGTCGACCTGGCCGCGGAGGCGATCCGGCTGACCCGCCAGCTCGCCGGGTCCAGCGACGAGCCCGAGGTCGGGGGGCTGCTCGCACTGATGCTGCTCCACCACGCCCGGCGCGCGGCCCGCTTCACGGCCGACGGCTCCCTGGTGCCGCTCGCGGAGCAGGACCGGTCCCGCTGGGACGGGCACGCGATCGCCGAGGGCGTCGTCGTGCTCCAGGCGGCGCTGGCGCGCGACCGGCTCGGGGAGTACCAGGCCCAGGCGGCGATCGCCGCGCTGCACGCCGACGCACGGACGGCGGAGGAGACCGACTGGAGCCAGATCCTGGAGTGGTACGACGAGCTGGCGCGCCTCACCGACAGCCCCGTCGTCGCCCTCAACCGGGCGGTCGCGGTGGGCGCCGTCGACGGCCCGCTCGCCGGGCTGCGCGCCGTCGAGCAGGTGCCGGACGACGTACCCCGGCACGCTGCGGTCCGCGCCTACCTCCACGAGCAGGCGGGTAACCGCGAGCTCGCGCACGACCTCTACGTCGTGGCCGCGAGCCGCGCGACGTCGGCCGCCGAGCGCGACCACCTCACCCGGCAGGCCGCCCGGCTGCACCGCTGA
- a CDS encoding SpoIIE family protein phosphatase — MPRARGMSAAVHTPAYGEVDLTTCDREPIHIPGAIQPHGVLLALDDEQRAVMVSANVESMLGVAPTAAIGRTLAELVGPGLAIAITDGVESATLRGGEVEIRQHRSGDRQIVEIEPVSTVGQMRLTYKSTRGAMARLAQAPSVADLGAQLAVEVRALLGFDRVMVYRFDEEWNGEVIAEERRDGLNSFLGLHYPASDIPAQARRLYTVNWTRLIADIGYTPVPLHPVFDPGTNAPLDLSHATLRSVSPIHIEYLSHMFVTASMSISLVVDGELWGLVACHHYSGPHRPSHDARSAAEFLGQVASQLAGDRERADGRERTLAAQAVLGRIAARTSTSPESPLVSIMDDPELLSLVDATGAVLSYDGVVTVRGDVDLDAAQLQLIATALEDPASYATSTDHLAALVPALAGASSAAGVLRIGSDSDRWLLWFRPEQERVVDWGGDPTNKQLAAEEGPHVRLSPRRSFEKWRQVVRGRSTPWAPWKLEVADALGKHLIGLLLSRSRDQLAMAESIQRSVVADDPPRFDGIELAARYQPASTFQLGGDWWDAFPLSDGRIVFVVGDVAGHGVSAASAMTQVRTALRAYLFEGHDPATCLDKLDLLMAGLIDQRVATAVLAVLDPTTGRVELASAGHPPPLVITRGAADVVDLPVRPLLGVGLGEAETVTLDLPPGAALLLYTDGLVERRGVDMDERTDRLRALAADTYADSDLQSWVDRLIELHADDGDDDTTVLALRLS; from the coding sequence ATGCCTCGAGCTCGGGGCATGAGCGCGGCCGTGCACACGCCGGCGTACGGCGAGGTCGACCTGACCACCTGCGACCGCGAGCCGATCCACATCCCCGGCGCGATCCAGCCGCACGGCGTCCTGCTCGCGCTCGACGACGAGCAGCGTGCGGTGATGGTCTCGGCCAACGTCGAGAGCATGCTCGGGGTCGCGCCGACGGCCGCGATCGGTCGCACCCTGGCGGAGCTCGTGGGTCCGGGCCTGGCGATCGCGATCACCGACGGGGTCGAGAGCGCGACGCTGCGCGGTGGCGAGGTCGAGATCCGTCAGCACCGCTCCGGGGACCGGCAGATCGTCGAGATCGAACCGGTCAGCACGGTCGGGCAGATGCGGCTGACCTACAAGTCCACCCGCGGGGCAATGGCTCGCCTGGCCCAGGCGCCGTCGGTCGCGGACCTGGGCGCCCAGCTGGCCGTCGAGGTACGCGCCCTGCTCGGGTTCGACCGGGTGATGGTCTACCGCTTCGACGAGGAGTGGAACGGCGAGGTGATCGCCGAGGAGCGGCGCGACGGCCTCAACTCGTTCCTCGGGCTCCACTACCCGGCCAGCGACATCCCCGCGCAGGCCCGGCGGCTCTACACGGTCAACTGGACCCGCCTGATCGCCGACATCGGGTACACCCCGGTGCCGCTGCACCCGGTGTTCGACCCCGGTACCAACGCACCCCTGGACCTCTCCCACGCGACGCTGCGCAGCGTCTCGCCGATCCACATCGAGTACCTCTCCCACATGTTCGTCACCGCCTCGATGTCGATCTCGCTGGTCGTCGACGGCGAGCTGTGGGGGCTGGTCGCGTGCCACCACTACTCCGGGCCGCACCGGCCCAGCCACGACGCCCGCTCGGCGGCGGAGTTCCTGGGGCAGGTCGCCTCCCAGCTCGCCGGCGACCGCGAGCGCGCCGATGGTCGCGAGCGCACCCTCGCTGCGCAGGCGGTGCTCGGCCGGATCGCCGCGCGTACGTCGACCAGCCCGGAGTCCCCGCTCGTCAGCATCATGGACGACCCCGAGCTGCTGTCGCTGGTCGACGCCACCGGAGCGGTGCTGTCGTACGACGGCGTGGTGACCGTGCGCGGCGACGTCGACCTCGACGCCGCGCAGCTCCAGCTGATCGCCACGGCGCTCGAGGACCCGGCGAGCTACGCGACCTCGACCGACCACCTTGCCGCGCTCGTGCCGGCACTCGCGGGTGCCTCCTCGGCAGCCGGGGTGCTGCGCATCGGGTCCGACTCGGACCGGTGGCTGCTGTGGTTCCGCCCGGAGCAGGAGCGCGTCGTCGACTGGGGCGGCGACCCGACCAACAAGCAGCTCGCAGCGGAAGAGGGCCCGCACGTCCGGTTGAGCCCCCGTCGGTCCTTCGAGAAGTGGCGGCAGGTGGTGCGGGGCCGCAGCACCCCGTGGGCGCCGTGGAAGCTCGAGGTCGCCGACGCGCTCGGCAAGCACCTGATCGGGCTTCTGCTGAGCCGGTCGCGGGACCAGCTCGCGATGGCCGAGTCGATCCAACGCAGCGTGGTCGCCGACGATCCGCCGCGCTTCGACGGCATCGAGCTCGCCGCGCGCTACCAGCCGGCGTCCACCTTCCAGCTCGGCGGCGACTGGTGGGACGCCTTTCCCCTCTCCGACGGCCGGATCGTGTTCGTCGTCGGCGATGTCGCCGGGCACGGGGTCTCCGCGGCCTCCGCCATGACCCAGGTGCGGACGGCCCTGCGGGCCTACCTCTTCGAGGGCCACGACCCCGCCACGTGCCTCGACAAGCTGGACCTGCTGATGGCGGGGCTGATCGACCAACGGGTCGCCACTGCCGTGCTCGCCGTGCTCGACCCCACCACTGGCCGGGTCGAGCTCGCCAGCGCCGGCCACCCGCCGCCGCTGGTGATCACGCGGGGCGCTGCCGACGTCGTCGACCTCCCGGTCCGCCCGCTCCTGGGGGTCGGTCTCGGCGAGGCCGAGACCGTGACGCTCGACCTCCCGCCGGGGGCCGCCCTCCTGCTCTACACCGACGGCCTCGTCGAGCGTCGGGGCGTCGACATGGACGAGCGCACCGACCGGCTGCGCGCTCTCGCGGCCGACACCTACGCCGACTCGGACCTCCAGTCCTGGGTGGACCGCCTGATCGAGCTCCACGCCGACGACGGCGACGACGACACCACCGTGCTGGCGCTCAGGCTGTCCTAG
- a CDS encoding DUF7144 family membrane protein has product MSPATTENSWASGLGIFAGAALLTVGVFQFLEGVAAAAKDDVFVRTTNYVFSFDLTTWGWVHIVAGIVIAVVGGSILAGQRWALLAGVVLAMLSALLNFVWLPYYPVWAVVVIAFDIAVIWALSTILGNSRH; this is encoded by the coding sequence ATGTCTCCTGCCACCACCGAGAACTCGTGGGCCAGCGGCCTCGGCATCTTCGCCGGTGCCGCCCTGCTGACCGTCGGCGTCTTCCAGTTCCTGGAGGGCGTCGCCGCTGCTGCCAAGGACGACGTGTTCGTCCGTACGACGAACTACGTCTTCTCCTTCGACCTCACGACCTGGGGCTGGGTGCACATCGTCGCCGGCATCGTGATCGCCGTCGTCGGTGGGTCGATCCTGGCCGGGCAGCGGTGGGCGCTGCTCGCCGGTGTCGTGCTGGCCATGCTCTCGGCGCTGCTGAACTTCGTCTGGCTGCCCTACTACCCGGTCTGGGCGGTCGTGGTCATCGCCTTCGACATCGCCGTGATCTGGGCGCTCAGCACGATCCTCGGCAACAGCCGCCACTGA
- a CDS encoding YciI family protein, which produces MKYLLLKHYRGGPERTDYGTVPMSDWTPEEVSDHIAFMGRVADDLRERGEYVDGQALSPEGTFVRYDGPGRPPVTDGPFAETKDLIAGWMVIDVESEARAHEAAAYLSSAPGKDSQPLREWIEVRPFLEEPKTCTD; this is translated from the coding sequence ATGAAGTACCTGCTGCTGAAGCACTACCGCGGCGGACCCGAGCGGACCGACTACGGCACCGTCCCGATGAGCGACTGGACGCCCGAGGAGGTGTCGGACCACATCGCCTTCATGGGCAGGGTCGCCGACGACCTGCGGGAGCGCGGCGAGTACGTCGACGGGCAGGCGCTGTCGCCCGAGGGGACGTTCGTGCGGTACGACGGGCCCGGCCGTCCGCCGGTGACCGACGGGCCGTTCGCGGAGACCAAGGACCTGATCGCCGGCTGGATGGTCATCGACGTCGAGTCCGAGGCGCGGGCGCACGAGGCCGCGGCGTACCTCTCCTCCGCCCCGGGCAAGGACAGCCAGCCGCTGCGGGAGTGGATCGAGGTCCGGCCCTTCCTCGAGGAGCCGAAGACCTGCACGGACTGA
- a CDS encoding sulfatase, with protein sequence MSGPGRQARRRRLTAVITATAALAGWAAASSVHAQPAPPPAADERPNVVMITLDDLAEGDLAVMPRTRELIADQGTTMTQGIAPTPICAPARASLLTGQYAHNHGVLTIEGEAGGFRSFNDRRTLPTWLKKAGYETMFAGKYLNGYGVNNPRYIPPGWDRWRASIDFTTYSFLHTKFNVDGKVVKPPGYSSDILARYTEDLLAQHRHGRLRDDPFFLWVNYVAPHHGGPRESDDPGRTSDGRRPPTTTPAPRDRNHFRHRALPREPDMWEQDLRGNPHAGPVAPRSYRAAIREVYQQRLESLLAVDRAVGRTVAALRRSGELKRTVIILTSDNGYMVGQHDLVGKLWFYDKSVRIPIVMRGPGIPAGKRVSTPITNPDLAVTIAGLARARPTRKVDGVDLLPWLDRPDQRRAVPIEAYPVKGGHRRLYSGIRYGDLTYVRSRNGFEELYDRARDPGELVNVARRPAYRSTLKQLRRWDRRYRDCAGSSCPRGFEAAG encoded by the coding sequence GTGAGTGGACCCGGGAGACAGGCACGCAGGAGGCGGCTGACCGCCGTCATCACCGCCACGGCGGCCCTCGCCGGATGGGCGGCCGCGTCGAGCGTGCACGCACAGCCGGCGCCGCCGCCGGCCGCGGACGAGCGCCCCAACGTCGTGATGATCACGCTCGACGACCTGGCCGAGGGGGACCTCGCGGTCATGCCCCGCACCCGCGAGCTGATCGCCGACCAGGGCACCACGATGACCCAGGGGATCGCGCCCACCCCGATCTGCGCGCCGGCGCGAGCGTCCCTGCTGACCGGACAGTACGCCCACAACCACGGGGTCCTGACGATCGAGGGCGAGGCCGGCGGCTTCAGGTCCTTCAACGACCGACGCACCTTGCCGACGTGGTTGAAGAAGGCCGGCTACGAGACGATGTTCGCCGGCAAGTACCTCAACGGGTACGGCGTGAACAACCCGCGCTACATCCCGCCGGGTTGGGACCGGTGGCGGGCGAGCATCGACTTCACGACGTACTCGTTCCTGCACACGAAGTTCAACGTCGACGGCAAGGTGGTCAAGCCGCCGGGCTACAGCAGCGACATCCTGGCCCGCTACACCGAGGACCTGCTGGCCCAGCACCGCCACGGTCGGCTCCGCGACGACCCGTTCTTCCTGTGGGTCAACTACGTCGCACCGCACCACGGTGGGCCGCGGGAGTCCGACGACCCCGGTCGCACGTCCGACGGTCGGCGGCCACCGACGACCACGCCGGCGCCGCGGGACCGCAACCACTTCCGCCACAGGGCCCTGCCGCGCGAGCCGGACATGTGGGAGCAGGACCTCCGCGGCAACCCGCACGCCGGGCCGGTCGCCCCGCGGAGCTATCGCGCGGCGATCCGCGAGGTCTACCAGCAGCGCCTCGAGTCGCTGCTCGCCGTGGACCGGGCGGTCGGGAGGACCGTCGCGGCCCTGCGCCGCAGCGGCGAGCTGAAGCGGACCGTCATCATCCTGACCTCGGACAACGGCTACATGGTCGGTCAGCACGACCTGGTCGGGAAGCTCTGGTTCTACGACAAGTCGGTGCGCATCCCGATCGTGATGCGTGGTCCCGGGATCCCCGCCGGCAAGCGGGTCTCGACCCCGATCACCAACCCGGACCTGGCGGTGACGATCGCCGGGCTCGCCCGGGCGCGGCCGACCCGGAAGGTCGACGGGGTCGACCTGCTGCCCTGGCTCGACCGCCCCGACCAGCGCCGAGCGGTGCCGATCGAGGCCTACCCGGTCAAGGGCGGCCACCGCCGGCTCTACTCGGGGATCCGGTACGGCGACCTCACCTACGTCCGCTCCCGCAACGGGTTCGAGGAGCTGTACGACCGCGCCCGTGACCCCGGCGAGCTGGTCAACGTCGCGCGGCGGCCGGCGTACCGCTCGACCCTGAAGCAACTGCGGAGGTGGGACCGGAGGTACCGCGACTGCGCCGGGTCGAGCTGCCCGCGCGGGTTCGAGGCGGCGGGCTGA
- a CDS encoding D-arabinono-1,4-lactone oxidase — MLRNWAGNHTYVAERVHHPTSVDELSEIVARSDRVRALGTRHAFTDLADSIGDLVSTQDLGQDIDIDAVRRVVRVSGGVSYGVLAGRLAEAGWALATMASLPHISVAGAIATGTHGSGDRTGSLAAAVAALEMVGADGELRTVSRGEPDFDGSVVSLGALGVTTHVTLDIEPSYDVRQDLYTDLPWDVAVEHLDAITASAYSVSLFTDWLSGTVQQVWLKSRGTVPPADLFGSAPAAATLHMLAGADVEAVTRQGGVSGSWHQRLPHFRLEFTPSRGEELQSEYLVPRPQAPAAIERLRALAPSYAALLQVAEIRTIAADSLWLSGAYDQDVVAFHFTWLRDVSGVYAALPAIEEALLPLGGRPHWGKCFAASADLLRPLYPRFDDFRDLVSGVDPSRKFQNAFLERCLELGA, encoded by the coding sequence GTGCTGCGAAACTGGGCGGGCAACCACACCTACGTGGCAGAGCGGGTCCACCACCCGACGAGCGTCGACGAGCTGAGCGAGATCGTCGCCCGTAGCGACCGGGTGCGAGCGCTGGGCACCCGGCACGCGTTCACCGACCTGGCCGACTCGATCGGCGACCTGGTCTCGACCCAGGACCTCGGGCAGGACATCGACATCGACGCCGTACGACGCGTGGTGCGCGTGTCGGGCGGCGTCAGCTACGGCGTGCTCGCCGGGCGGCTCGCGGAGGCGGGCTGGGCCCTCGCCACCATGGCGTCCCTCCCGCACATCTCGGTCGCCGGCGCGATCGCGACGGGCACGCACGGGTCCGGCGACCGCACCGGGTCGCTGGCCGCGGCCGTGGCCGCCCTCGAGATGGTGGGGGCCGACGGCGAGCTGCGGACCGTCAGCCGCGGCGAGCCCGACTTCGACGGCTCGGTCGTCTCGCTCGGCGCGCTGGGCGTCACCACGCACGTGACCCTCGACATCGAGCCGTCGTACGACGTGCGCCAGGACCTCTACACCGACCTCCCGTGGGACGTGGCGGTCGAGCACCTCGACGCCATCACCGCGAGCGCCTACAGCGTGAGCCTCTTCACGGACTGGTTGAGCGGGACGGTCCAGCAGGTCTGGCTCAAGAGCCGCGGGACCGTCCCGCCCGCCGACCTCTTCGGATCCGCACCGGCCGCCGCGACGCTGCACATGCTGGCCGGCGCCGACGTCGAGGCCGTGACCCGGCAGGGCGGTGTCAGCGGCTCGTGGCACCAGCGGCTCCCGCACTTCCGCCTCGAGTTCACGCCGAGCCGGGGCGAGGAGCTGCAGAGCGAGTACCTCGTCCCGCGCCCGCAGGCGCCGGCGGCGATCGAGCGGCTGCGCGCCCTCGCGCCGTCGTACGCCGCCCTGCTGCAGGTTGCCGAGATCCGCACGATCGCGGCCGATTCACTGTGGCTCAGCGGTGCCTACGACCAGGACGTCGTCGCGTTCCACTTCACCTGGCTGCGCGACGTGTCCGGGGTGTACGCCGCGCTGCCCGCCATCGAGGAGGCTCTCCTGCCGCTGGGCGGCCGGCCGCACTGGGGCAAGTGCTTCGCCGCGAGCGCGGACCTGTTGCGGCCGCTTTACCCACGCTTCGACGACTTCCGTGATCTCGTTAGCGGGGTGGACCCGTCTCGGAAGTTCCAGAACGCCTTCCTCGAACGATGCCTCGAGCTCGGGGCATGA
- a CDS encoding arylsulfatase, which translates to MAKQFKGVVNLDVRDSVADWTPFREPPAPEGAPNVLLVLYDDTGLAAWSPYGGRINMPTMQRLADNGLTYTQWHTTALCSPTRSCLLTGRNHHQNGFAQIAEGAQGFPGHTGHIPMENATIGEVLRENGYNTFWVGKNHNIPLDEWAVGASKRNWPLARGFDRFYGFIGGETNNWYPTLAEDNHYVDQPSTPEEGYHLSKDLADKAISFIADSRSSAPKKPWYLWFCPGANHAPHHAPEEYIAKYAGQFDDGYEAYREWVLPRMVERGILPEGTALTDINPLPGDAAMPLDHVRPWESLSEDEKRLFARMAETYAGFSEYTDAQVGRIIDYLEETGQLDNTIVLYCADNGASGEGTPNGSVNENKFFNAWPDEMAENLAQLDEIGSPTTYNHYPTGWATAFSTPLKMFKRYTYQGGVADPLVISWPKGIQARGEVRTQYHHAVDVVPTILECIGLEMPDQVLGYAQTELPGVSMRYSFDADGPTEKKIQYYEMFGTRALWHEGWHVVAQRAPQQGATAADFVNETWELYHSEEDRAEAHDLAAEHPDKVKELVNLWYVEAGKYDVLPLDNRSLEDLVKEMPVADIPEGGIYRYYADTSPLPEFNAAEIRGRSFKILADVELTEDAEGVLIANGARFGGHTLFVKDRRLWYVNNFLGIPPEQQLVSPDVLPTGAHVLGVEFSKESHGGHGEALGTATLYVDDLAVAKSEWKTQPGHFALCGEGLTVGRDSSDPVTQEYAAPYAFTGGRIKVVEINIGDDLYVDRERDFHAAMSRD; encoded by the coding sequence GTGGCCAAGCAGTTCAAGGGTGTTGTCAACCTCGACGTGCGCGACTCCGTCGCCGACTGGACGCCGTTCCGCGAGCCGCCGGCGCCGGAGGGCGCACCCAACGTCCTGCTCGTGCTCTACGACGACACCGGGCTCGCCGCCTGGTCGCCGTACGGCGGCCGGATCAACATGCCGACCATGCAGCGGCTGGCCGACAACGGGCTGACCTACACGCAGTGGCACACGACGGCGCTCTGCTCGCCGACCCGGTCGTGCCTGCTCACCGGCCGCAACCACCACCAGAACGGCTTCGCCCAGATCGCCGAGGGCGCGCAAGGCTTCCCAGGCCACACCGGCCACATCCCGATGGAGAACGCGACCATCGGCGAGGTGCTGCGCGAGAACGGCTACAACACCTTCTGGGTCGGCAAGAACCACAACATCCCGCTCGACGAGTGGGCGGTCGGCGCGAGCAAGCGCAACTGGCCGCTGGCCCGCGGCTTCGACCGCTTCTACGGCTTCATCGGCGGCGAGACCAACAACTGGTATCCCACGCTCGCCGAGGACAACCACTACGTCGACCAGCCGTCGACGCCGGAGGAGGGCTACCACCTCTCCAAGGACCTCGCCGACAAGGCGATCTCGTTCATCGCGGACAGCAGGAGCTCCGCGCCGAAGAAGCCGTGGTACCTGTGGTTCTGCCCCGGCGCCAACCACGCGCCGCACCACGCGCCGGAGGAGTACATCGCCAAGTACGCCGGGCAGTTCGACGACGGCTACGAGGCCTACCGCGAGTGGGTGCTGCCCCGGATGGTCGAGCGCGGCATCCTGCCGGAGGGCACGGCGCTGACCGACATCAACCCGCTGCCCGGCGACGCGGCCATGCCGCTCGACCACGTCCGCCCGTGGGAGAGCCTCAGCGAGGACGAGAAGCGGCTCTTCGCTCGGATGGCCGAGACCTACGCCGGCTTCTCGGAGTACACCGACGCGCAGGTCGGCCGGATCATCGACTACCTCGAGGAGACCGGCCAGCTCGACAACACGATCGTCCTCTACTGCGCGGACAACGGCGCCTCCGGCGAGGGCACGCCCAACGGGTCGGTCAACGAGAACAAGTTCTTCAACGCCTGGCCCGACGAGATGGCCGAGAACCTCGCCCAGCTGGACGAGATCGGCTCACCCACGACGTACAACCACTACCCGACGGGCTGGGCGACGGCGTTCTCCACGCCGTTAAAGATGTTCAAGCGCTACACCTACCAGGGCGGCGTCGCCGACCCGCTGGTGATCTCCTGGCCGAAGGGCATCCAGGCCCGCGGCGAGGTGCGCACGCAGTACCACCACGCCGTCGACGTGGTGCCGACCATCCTCGAGTGCATCGGGCTGGAGATGCCCGACCAGGTGCTGGGCTACGCGCAGACCGAGCTCCCGGGCGTCTCGATGAGGTACTCCTTCGACGCCGACGGCCCGACCGAGAAGAAGATCCAGTACTACGAGATGTTCGGCACCCGCGCGCTGTGGCACGAGGGCTGGCACGTCGTCGCCCAGCGCGCACCGCAACAGGGTGCGACGGCCGCGGACTTCGTCAATGAGACGTGGGAGCTCTACCACTCCGAGGAGGACCGGGCCGAGGCCCACGACCTCGCCGCCGAGCACCCGGACAAGGTCAAGGAGCTGGTCAACCTCTGGTACGTCGAGGCCGGCAAGTACGACGTGCTGCCGCTCGACAACCGGTCGCTGGAGGACCTGGTCAAGGAGATGCCGGTCGCGGACATCCCGGAGGGCGGCATCTACCGCTACTACGCCGACACCTCACCGCTGCCCGAGTTCAACGCGGCCGAGATCCGGGGTCGGTCGTTCAAGATCCTGGCCGACGTCGAGCTGACCGAAGACGCCGAGGGGGTGCTGATCGCCAACGGGGCCCGCTTCGGCGGGCACACGCTCTTCGTCAAGGACCGCAGGCTCTGGTACGTCAACAACTTCCTGGGCATCCCGCCCGAGCAGCAGCTGGTCTCACCGGACGTGCTGCCGACCGGTGCGCACGTCCTCGGCGTGGAGTTCTCCAAGGAGAGCCACGGCGGGCACGGCGAGGCGCTCGGCACCGCGACGCTCTACGTCGACGACCTTGCCGTCGCCAAGAGCGA